Proteins from a genomic interval of Microscilla marina ATCC 23134:
- a CDS encoding trimeric intracellular cation channel family protein — translation MDLLDLLDIIGTFVFAISGALAAAEKRLDFFGTAFIAFITAVGGGTVRDLILGSYPLGWVKNIVYLNAIGIGFLCAILFRRYIISWRRTFSVFDTIGIGVFTVLGLQKALLLNVHPTIAVLMGMVSAVFGGVIRDTLCNEVPLIFHKEIYAMACLSGGVLFMILRFFDVNEPYVTISAVSLIIIIRFVAIRYQLQMRVWRYEEKK, via the coding sequence ATGGATTTACTTGATTTGCTGGACATCATAGGTACTTTTGTATTTGCCATTAGTGGGGCTTTGGCCGCCGCCGAAAAGCGCCTCGATTTTTTCGGAACAGCCTTTATTGCCTTTATCACGGCAGTGGGTGGCGGTACTGTTCGCGACCTCATCTTAGGGAGTTATCCGTTGGGTTGGGTCAAAAATATTGTCTATCTCAATGCTATAGGCATTGGTTTTTTGTGTGCCATATTGTTTCGTCGTTATATTATTTCCTGGAGACGCACTTTCTCTGTATTTGACACTATAGGCATTGGGGTATTTACCGTGTTGGGCTTGCAAAAAGCCCTCTTATTAAATGTACACCCCACCATTGCAGTGCTTATGGGAATGGTGTCAGCGGTGTTTGGTGGGGTCATTCGCGATACACTCTGCAACGAAGTTCCGTTGATTTTTCACAAAGAAATATATGCCATGGCTTGTTTGTCGGGCGGGGTACTATTTATGATCTTGCGTTTTTTCGACGTAAACGAACCTTATGTGACCATTAGTGCTGTTTCACTTATTATCATTATCCGGTTTGTTGCCATTCGCTACCAACTGCAAATGCGGGTATGGCGATATGAAGAGAAAAAATAG
- a CDS encoding sugar phosphate isomerase/epimerase family protein: protein MNTPPILVSILDLNQRVADEMAQKGLGIELSGFAFPEVLAEGALEKNIKETQDILKGFPYPVTMHGAFWDLRIAVREPMIRQVAEFRMRQSLEIAHELGINKVVFHPNYTSRRNDDDMKRYWVGQQIDFWRALQPDAQKHGITIYLENTGEPTADYIHQILNQLDPQVFATCLDTGHLNVFGDNKNVLDWVNTYSHQLGYVHLHANFGKRDEHIAYTEGNMDFTGFFEALTNIEQGSGTRPWIIIEVKSREAYLKSYEALRRQYGQ, encoded by the coding sequence ATGAACACCCCACCTATTTTAGTATCTATATTAGACCTCAACCAACGAGTTGCCGACGAAATGGCGCAAAAAGGTTTGGGTATAGAGCTTTCGGGCTTTGCTTTTCCTGAGGTGCTTGCTGAAGGAGCACTGGAAAAAAATATCAAAGAAACTCAAGACATTCTCAAGGGGTTTCCCTATCCAGTGACTATGCATGGGGCTTTTTGGGATTTGCGCATTGCAGTACGCGAACCTATGATTAGGCAAGTAGCGGAGTTTAGAATGCGCCAAAGCTTAGAGATTGCCCACGAACTGGGCATAAACAAAGTAGTATTTCATCCCAATTATACTTCGCGTCGCAACGATGATGACATGAAACGCTATTGGGTAGGGCAGCAAATAGATTTTTGGAGGGCTTTGCAGCCCGATGCCCAAAAACATGGCATTACTATTTATCTTGAAAATACAGGCGAGCCTACAGCTGATTACATTCACCAAATACTCAATCAGCTCGATCCACAAGTGTTTGCTACCTGCCTCGACACGGGACATTTAAACGTATTTGGCGATAACAAAAATGTGTTGGATTGGGTAAATACTTATAGCCACCAATTGGGCTATGTGCATTTGCACGCCAATTTTGGCAAACGCGACGAGCACATTGCTTATACCGAAGGCAACATGGATTTTACGGGTTTCTTTGAAGCATTGACAAACATTGAGCAGGGTTCGGGCACTCGCCCTTGGATTATCATAGAGGTAAAAAGCCGTGAGGCTTACCTAAAATCTTATGAGGCGCTTAGGCGGCAATATGGGCAGTGA
- a CDS encoding DNA alkylation repair protein, which translates to MTKLLKDRYFQPAFFDQLSQSILQVYPEFDAQSFHQLLYNHQWANLELKARMRHASQCLQQTLPIDYTQAIEVLSKVAPQFTDFDGMLFPDFVEVYGQNDWQTSITALELFTQYSSAEFAIRPFIEKYFDQTMTKMREWSTHPNHHVRRLASEGCRPRLPWASPLRMLKKDPAPILPLLENLNTDPTDYVRRSVANNLNDIAKDHPEIVIKTAKSWFGSNKETNWIVKHACRTLLKQGNADVLVIFGFGDATEVQIEQLKLKETSLAIGDNLEFSFTVRASAAAKLRVEYGIDYMKANGKTSRKIFQINESEYAPNEVKTFTRKQSLRNMTTRKHHVGKHHLAIIVNGVEKAKVDFDLA; encoded by the coding sequence ATGACAAAGCTACTCAAAGACCGCTATTTTCAACCCGCTTTTTTTGATCAATTAAGTCAATCAATTCTGCAAGTATACCCTGAGTTCGACGCTCAAAGTTTTCACCAGTTATTGTATAACCACCAATGGGCAAACCTGGAGCTAAAAGCCCGCATGCGGCACGCATCGCAATGTTTACAACAAACTTTGCCTATAGATTATACACAAGCCATTGAAGTTTTGTCAAAGGTAGCTCCCCAATTCACTGACTTTGATGGCATGTTGTTTCCTGATTTTGTAGAAGTATACGGGCAAAATGACTGGCAAACGTCTATCACTGCCCTTGAGCTTTTTACCCAATACTCCAGTGCTGAGTTTGCCATTCGCCCTTTTATAGAAAAGTACTTTGACCAAACAATGACAAAAATGCGGGAATGGTCTACCCACCCCAACCACCACGTGCGCCGCCTTGCCAGCGAAGGTTGTCGCCCTCGTTTGCCTTGGGCAAGCCCTTTGCGCATGCTCAAAAAAGACCCTGCTCCAATTTTGCCTTTGTTAGAAAACCTAAACACTGACCCTACCGACTACGTACGCCGTAGTGTGGCAAATAACCTGAACGACATTGCTAAAGACCACCCTGAAATAGTGATAAAAACGGCTAAATCTTGGTTTGGCTCAAACAAAGAAACCAATTGGATTGTAAAACACGCTTGCCGAACTTTGCTCAAGCAGGGCAATGCTGACGTATTGGTTATTTTTGGTTTTGGCGATGCTACGGAGGTACAAATAGAACAGCTCAAGCTCAAAGAAACGTCGCTTGCTATTGGCGACAATCTTGAGTTTTCGTTTACGGTAAGGGCAAGTGCGGCCGCCAAACTCAGGGTAGAGTATGGCATAGACTACATGAAAGCCAATGGCAAAACTTCGCGCAAAATATTTCAGATTAACGAAAGTGAATATGCCCCAAACGAGGTAAAGACGTTTACACGCAAACAAAGCCTTAGAAATATGACTACCAGAAAACATCATGTGGGTAAACACCACCTGGCGATTATCGTAAATGGAGTAGAAAAGGCAAAGGTTGATTTTGACCTGGCATAA